A stretch of Malus sylvestris chromosome 11, drMalSylv7.2, whole genome shotgun sequence DNA encodes these proteins:
- the LOC126591254 gene encoding transcription factor RF2b-like — protein MSTETTTPPMHQDQHLLQQPNPNSNFFTFNSNPNPNLNPKSNLIPQLPRSVGISGNANASGLAAAATSSSSTSSTTSTSLSLATMLGNSASPFIREDADGSHLHHDYGGSHRRAHSEVSFRLSEDMVDMSAAAADPFNGGSSTASLEEMGSEEDLFSTYIDLDKLGGSNNSSDQNGGGNDGPNGGPNGGSNGNGGGGDGGGEKKLSRHRYSSSVDGSSTSTGVFGEVMDAKKAMPPDKLAELWNLDPKRAKRILANRQSAARSKERKARYMQELERKVQTLQTEATTLSAQLTLFQRDTTGLSTENTELKRRLQSMEQQAQLRDALNEALKKEVERLKIATGEMMSASDSFTLGMHQMPYNHPSAYFPLQQQPGPASHQTMHLPQFNHSQSSMPTQHLHQANSRTHLSDMLQNGPVGQLQGLDIGSKGAPLVKSEDPSLSASESSSTF, from the exons ATGTCCACAGAAACCACCACCCCGCCGATGCACCAAGATCAACACCTCCTCCAACAACCCAACCCTAACTCTAATTTCTTCACCTTCAATTCAAATCCCAATCCCAATCTGAATCCCAAATCCAATCTTATCCCACAGCTCCCCAGAAGCGTTGGCATTAGTGGCAATGCCAATGCTTCGGGACTAGCAGCGGCCGCCACGTCCTCGTCTTCAACCTCGTCCACCACGTCTACATCCCTGAGCTTGGCGACAATGCTGGGCAATTCTGCCTCCCCTTTCATCCGGGAAGATGCGGACGGGTCCCACCTCCACCACGATTACGGCGGGAGCCACAGGAGGGCCCACTCGGAGGTGAGCTTTCGGCTGTCGGAGGACATGGTGGATATGTCCGCGGCAGCGGCGGATCCGTTTAACGGCGGATCGTCGACGGCGAGTCTCGAGGAGATGGGATCGGAGGAGGACCTGTTCTCCACGTACATTGACCTCGACAAGCTTGGCGGGTCCAATAATTCGTCGGATCAGAATGGCGGCGGCAACGATGGGCCCAATGGTGGGCCTAATGGTGGGTCCAATGGGAATGGCGGTGGCGGTGATGGAGGAGGAGAGAAGAAGCTGTCCAGGCACCGGTATAGCAGCTCGGTGGATGGGTCGTCCACGTCGACCGGCGTGTTTGGGGAGGTCATGGATGCCAAAAAAGCTATGCCTCCTGATAAGCTCGCGGAGCTCTGGAACCTTGATCCCAAGCGTGCCAAAAG GATACTGGCGAATCGGCAGTCTGCTGCTCGCTCAAAAGAACGGAAGGCACGCTATATGCAAGAACTTGAGCGCAAAGTTCAGACCCTTCAAACAGAAGCAACCACTCTTTCTGCCCAACTTACGTTATTCCAG AGGGACACAACAGGTCTGAGTACTGAAAACACAGAACTTAAGCGTCGGTTACAATCTATGGAACAACAAGCTCAGTTGCGCGATG CATTAAACGAAGCACTGAAGAAGGAGGTTGAGAGGCTCAAGATTGCCACAGGGGAGATGATGAGTGCTTCTGATTCATTCACCTTGGGAATGCACCAGATGCCATACAACCATCCATCAGCTTATTTTCCGCTTCAACAACAACCAGGACCGGCTAGTCACCAGACCATGCATTTGCCACAATTCAATCATTCCCAGTCTAGTATGCCAACCCAACACCTGCATCAGGCAAATTCTCGTACTCATCTTTCAGATATGTTGCAGAATGGTCCTGTCGGTCAGTTACAGGGACTCGACATTGGTAGCAAAGGAGCACCTCTCGTGAAGTCTGAAGACCCCTCGCTTTCTGCTAGTGAAAGTAGTTCTACTTTTTGA
- the LOC126588316 gene encoding non-specific lipid-transfer protein 1-like: MARFSVIVAIVFLFVIAPFVSNATITCGEVVAWLTPCIPFGVFGGTVPPDCCKGIKELNAAQNTTMDRRIACSCIQEGAAAIPGINYDRINTLGDVCGSPCPYKVYPSTNCSAVS, from the exons ATGGCCAGGTTTTCGGTCATCGTGGCAATAGTGTTCTTATTTGTGATAGCTCCTTTTGTCAGTAATGCCACCATAACTTGTGGTGAAGTGGTAGCTTGGCTCACTCCATGCATACCCTTTGGAGTGTTTGGAGGCACAGTGCCTCCAGATTGCTGTAAAGGCATAAAAGAGCTGAATGCTGCACAAAACACGACGATGGACCGGAGAATTGCTTGCAGTTGCATTCAGGAAGGAGCTGCAGCAATCCCCGGGATTAATTATGACCGGATTAACACTCTTGGTGATGTCTGTGGCTCTCCTTGTCCTTACAAAGTTTACCCCTCTACAAATTGCTCTGC GGTAAGCTGA